CACAGGAGctcctcagggctgtgttctcAGCCCTCTGTTGTTCACCCTCCTGACACACGACTGCACCGCCCTACACAGCTCTAACCACATCATCAAGTTCGCTGACGACACAACTGTGGTTGGACCCATCAGCAGCAATGACGAGTCAGCGTACAGAGATGAGGTTCAGCAGCTGGCGTTCTGGTGCAGTGAAAACAACCTGTCACTAAATGTGGACAAAACCAAGGATATGATCGTCAACTTCAGAAAGACTCGCTAAGCTCACACACCACTCAGCATCCACGGTTCCACAGTAGAGTCTGTTAACAGCACCAATTTCCTGGGAGTTCACATCTCAGACAACCTCACCTGGaccaccaacaccacctccATCACCAAAAAGGCCCAGCACCGCCTCCACTTCCTGAGACGCCTGAAGCGGGCCAACCTCCCTCCTCCCACCCTCACCATGTTCTACAGGGGCACAATAGAGAGTGTTCTGACCAGCTGCATCCCCGTGTGGTTTGGAAACTGTAAAGTTGGTGACCTCAGCCAGCTACACCGGATCGTCAAAGCAGCTGCCAAGATCATTGGAACATCTCTCCCTCTGCTACAGGACATCTTTCACAAACGCTGCATCAGTAAGGCCTCCTGCATCGTGCGTGACCCGTCACACCCCTCACATGGACTCTTTTCCCTCCTCCCATCCGGCATACGCTATCGCAGCATTGGGGCCTGATCctccagactgagagacagctttttcccaCAAGctatcagactcctgaactcacTACCAGCTCCCCCACTCACCCCCtatcacacacacccacacaaaccaCTAACTGACTCTACCGGACTCCACATACCACTGCCTTTGTAAATACAGATGCTGCTCTATGGAGAATCCTACTCTCAGGAATCCTGCTCATGTTAGTCACTTTATTTCACACTGTAAACTGTAAAGCTGCTACGTTGGTCATTTTAAACCACTTCAAAGTCATCTTAAATCTCaactgtaaattgtaaattttagACTGTTATTAACCCTTTTACCTCAAAGTATATATTTACTCCCCTTACCTCAGTCTcaaagtgtatatatatatatatttattctttttattcttaCTCTTCCTATATTTCTTGTTGTTCTTTTGCACTGTATGGAACTGGAGCCTCGTGGTCTCGTCTCTATATACTGAACTGTATTTAGCTGAGATGACAAtcaagtttactttgactttgaaTTTGAAGGGACGAACCAGTGTTATGTCAACACAACAGACAGCTTAGCAAAGAAGCAATTTTAAGTTGCATCTCCAGGCGCCTTTTAGCAGCAGCTTGTAGCAAAATCACATAATTTGTTTCGTTTTGTTTAAATGAATATATGAAAATTGACAAAGATAAAACTGCTGAGATAATCACAGCTTAAGAACCAGCACTCACCCGTCGATAATGTTTTCTGGTGGGTGATTTTCATCGCTGGATGCAACGAGGACAACTTTCGCACCTAAAGAAGTTAAAGAGGACTCGATCATCGCACAGAAAATGTTATAGTCTCCGaggctttctgtttttctataaCAGGACACAACAAATGCTTTGTTTACAGATTCTTAAGGGGGGAAAGTCGTCAATTGCCGTTACCAAGCCAACCACTGCGTCGCAAGATATAGACGTCGCAATGTTGTACGTCACAATTTTCGACGCACGCTGCTAGTTAGATGTTTAGGAGTTAGCGGCTAGCACTGGATACAGCAATTGTTCACATGGCGAACGGATGCAAAGAAGTGCTTTTTACGCGCGGAACTGGACAGGCGAGTTATAATGCACTATTAAGCGGAGGAACATGACTTATATGACGCTTCTATGCTGTCTGTACAGTTGTTTGAGGTGGTGAGCTATATAGCTAAAAGCTACAAACCAACGTTGAGTTAGGCTAAGTTAAGATATGAGAAAAGGAATAAAAGAAGTCAAGCCGGAAATACACAATATACCAGATGTGCTTCAATAAACAAAACGTGGCTTTATTGGAATATACCGTTGTGGATATGCGTTACAAAAAATGCTTTACAAAGTAGTTTTAGGTTGAGTTGCAACAGTTCACAGGAGACAAAGGTGTACTGTACAATAAGCCTAAAATCCTATGCGTCCTGACTCTGTTTTTGCATGCACTGCTTGTAAGATGCTTCATTATAATTGTGGATTTaagactgatttaaaaataataataataatttagcaACATTTAATGTGCTCGTCTTTTTGTATGttgtttatcctgttttccatgAAAAAAATTGATTAATTATTCATCATAAATTAAGTGTTTTAAAGTCTTTCTGCTCTTCAGCACACCGTCCTTTACTATTTAGTGAATTATTTTGACACAGCAAATAAATATTGGCTGTAAATGTCATCTGGTTTGCaggtattatttattatttttaaatcacttaATGTTTagccattatttatttatacccattaaaaatacatgttcGTATTGTAAAGACTCCAAATTTGTTGTTCTCTTCCAGAGTGATGATTCAGACATCTGGGATGACACCGCACTGATAAAGGCTTATGACAAGGCAGTTGCATCTTTCAAGGTAACTTGGGATTATTGCAGTATGTGCGAATGTTAAATGTTGTTTGCTACTTTAAAGTCTCTTCTTGATTTGCGTGTTAGACTGCCCTTAAGGGTGAAGATGAGCCACAAGTCTCAAAGAAAAACCAACCAGGAAAGAAACGCAAGAACAACAAGAAGAACCAGAGTAGGAAAAGAAACAATGCACCACCAGAAAAAGAGGTGAGGAACTGGAACTAAAGCTACAGATACATTTGAAAGGGGAAAAGGTTTAGAGTTAAATATTTACACATGATGTTTACAAAGTTGTCAGAGGTATCAAACTGGAGAGTACATTTTAACATAAGTCAGTTTAGATTCTGTGTTTCAAATCAGTGGTCGAAATGTGTCTTTCATTTACAGTTTCTACAGTTATGGTCAGAAGTTTAACTACACTTATCACAGGCATGAATGTCATCATAATTTGaggattttaatgatttctttgaactgttctttttactTTGTGGAGTGATTGCACAGCATACATCCTAAATGGGTTTTAAAATCAAGAATTTAGTGGACAACTAATTTTTGGGAggtggattttctctaatccacacagagTGAAAAGTATAAATGCAGgcttaaatatatacatacattcaCTTAAATATTTTAGCAAGTGGTGCTGAAGGTTCAACAATGACTTAGAACTTGGCAAGGCCTATTAACTTGTCATTAGTAATCATGATTGACTAAAACTAATAGTTTCTCTGCCATCATAAATAGGATTTGCATGGCAGCAGTTATTGGATTGACCGGTGCTTGTTACAATAGGAAACTCCAGGCTATTCTATGAAGGTCTAAGAAGGAGAATCGTACATTTATACGAGTTGGGATGGTCTCGGAGCTGTCCCTAAACAACTTCAGATTTTAAGTTAATCAGTTTAAACAATTGTAAGCAAGTAACAGTTACTTGGACACGTGACCTCTCATCCAAGGTCTCAAAGGAGACCCAATCTGTCACATCCTCAGATTAGAGGAAATTGGTtaggatgttcaggaacaacCCAGGAACCGCTGAGGCTCAAGTctgccatgaactggaaactgctgcAACATCAGTGTCACTGTACACAGTGAAGCAAGTTTTGCATCACCGTGATGTGGAAGGGTGCCAACCAAGAAAGAAGCACCTGCACCAAAAGATCTTCAAGCCTGCCTGAAATTTGCAGCAGCCCACATGGACAAGCCGAATGTCTTGTGTAGAAAAGTTTTATGATCAAACAAGACAAAGGTCTGTTTGGAGCAGTAAAGTTTAGGCTTTGAAACATAATTTCACCTCAAATCAATCGTTGGAAAACTGGGTGTTCCAACAGGACattgatcccaaacacacatcaaaactggaTTTAGaatggataaagcaggctaacattaagcttTTGGAATTACCTACCCAAAGCCCGACCTCACCCCCGTTGAAATTTGTGGACTTTGCTTAAAACCTGGGTTTGTGCAGGAAGCCAacaaatttaaatgaactctagTAGTTCTGCCAAGAAGAATGATCAAATATTTAACCAGAAATACACCATAAGCTTGTTGATGGTTACCAAAAGCCATCTGGTGGAGGTGTGACTTGCTCAGGGACATTTAACGCGTTATTCagagtatatgtatatatgcctTATGTATACTTTTGATCCCATagaaatttaatttaaacttgtgcaCCTCTTCTGCACCAtgttaccatgacattcatgcccatgatgagtattttttctgaccacaactgtaccCTGTTGGTAATTCAGAGACATTCAAAAACAGCGTTGTTTACACATGTTTACGCTTTCACTTTAATTACAGTTTTTGTTGTGTCACAGTGGCAGGTTGGGGACTCATGCAGTGCTTACTGGTCCGAGGATGGCCAGCTCTATGCAGCCACGATCGCCTCCATAGACAAGAAGAGAGGCACTTGTATAGTTGTTTATACAGGCTATGGCAACGAGGAGGAGCAGAATCTTGAAGACCTGCTGTCAGAGTTTTCGGAGGGTGATGAGGAATCAAATACCAAGGTAAACTAGTGCAAATAAATGCATTCACATAACAGCAGCACAATACAAATAACAATTCAGTTATTAGAAAATGGTAGTATTGTTCCCTGACACAATTTGCACATAGTTTTTACCTTCATTGTTCACATATGCACATCATGAATGTTAAAATAGCAAAACTAATATTGTGACCAAATCAGGCTTAAATAATTGGCAAGCAATCCATTgtc
This region of Pelmatolapia mariae isolate MD_Pm_ZW linkage group LG12, Pm_UMD_F_2, whole genome shotgun sequence genomic DNA includes:
- the smn1 gene encoding survival motor neuron protein 1: MANGCKEVLFTRGTGQSDDSDIWDDTALIKAYDKAVASFKTALKGEDEPQVSKKNQPGKKRKNNKKNQSRKRNNAPPEKEWQVGDSCSAYWSEDGQLYAATIASIDKKRGTCIVVYTGYGNEEEQNLEDLLSEFSEGDEESNTKVHEAESSTEESDRSATPNQHKQSPNKGHKSKTHKESPPMWAPGFPGFPPVPPPMHAFRQGSSKRSGSHGPVPPPWPPMMPFGPPMVPPPPPMSPDMVDDEALGSMLISWYMSGYHTGYYLGLKQGRKEASNWTKQHHK